The Montipora foliosa isolate CH-2021 chromosome 1, ASM3666993v2, whole genome shotgun sequence DNA segment TGTAAATTCCCCTATTATTCCTCAGTGTAGGAAATGTGCAAAagtacacgtacatgtacatcatgGAATTGACCAAACATTGTTGCACTAAGCtttaaagaaattattttgGAGTTGTAGGTTAAAACATTTGCCCAATTTTCAGAACAAAAAAATCCTACATGTAAGCCACAGCACACAACATGATTTTGCTTTAATTATACAAACCAAACAATGTTTGGATTGGTTGACCAACAATCTTGCCTCTGTTTTCAATTCAGCTTAAAGCAGCTGCATTGTATAAATTCCCCAATATTTTTTGTGCCTTTCTGGGAATTACCACTAATAATGTACCTTTTCCCTTTCAGCATGAAATTTATCAACATCATCATAAAAGAAGTCATCTGAATTCTACGAAAGAATACAAAAACAGCTTAGTGtaataaatgaaatatttaataataattattattgaacaATACAATATACCCAAAAAGGCAGGAAATGGTTATTTTGTCTTTCTCAGTTAAAGTGCTCAGGCATTGGCTCTAATGAATTAGTACATATGCCTGCCCAGTTTTTCATGACAGTCTACCCGTGTATCCTTCCTGAGAGTTAATGTAGAGGCAGTGTTTTTCTTATGAAGAGGTGCTTGTAATAAGGCAGGTCTTGTCACTCTGTCAGGAAGAAGACAAGCCCTGACAGACAAACTTTTCAAGAACATTTTGGGAGACAGACAGACAGTAAGCTCTGTCAGAAGTTTACTGCCCACTCAAAATATCAAATGTTAAGACTAGTATTCTATTATTCATGTTCAAAATTATGTCGGAAAAATCCCAGGCAATCAGGGATTTTGCAGTTTCCTGACTGTCCCAGATTTTGCTAAATATTGGAAAATCACCGAACGCTTGTCCCAGATTCTCCTGATAGTGACTTTCGCGAAAAAGGGGAAAGTGTGCCAAAAACCGATAACTTGCAATTTAGACGATAGGTAATGAGCTAAAGCCATCGCCAACTTTTCTGTTGgtacaaatttgagttttcatatgtcgggaatgaTCACTGACGATCGCAAAAATCTGGGATACCGgattcgtccccgaccatcccagattatcgGGGATATGTACGATTTAATGTAAGGTTTTCATTTAGTGCGCAAAGTCTGGGACGGTCAGGAAACTGCAAAGTCCCTGATCGTCTGGCGTTTTCCCGACAtaatgaaaactaggctttacAACCTCAGGAAGTGATGCAAGTTCAACCCGGTTTTCAAGACTGAGAGATTTtgtaaaagttttattattttcaatgCACTTAAGGCTTATGATCTTTGACTCCAAATTAACACTATTCAATAAATTAAGCTTAGTACACATGTATACCTTATTGCATCCTggattaaatattttaagattttattgcATTTGTAGATCTACTTTTCTGCCTTTTATCATTGTAATGATTTAATGTGTGTGTCTTTATTCTATTTTTTTACCATGTAAATATGAGGTAATTCAACTCTTCATTGgttatatctatctatctatccatctatccAATTGATGGTGTGAATATCTCGGGATCAAAAAAGACCAATTGCAATTATTAAAACTGAGTGGAATGGAACTTACAGGGTCAGGTTCTTCATACACAGGCTCTTTCTCTTCGTCTTTGAGTTTTCTTGGCTTGCGCCTTCTTTATTGAAGATCAATCAAAATAAATTTATCAGAATGTGGGCCCTGCTTATAtaaattgaacaaaaaaaaaaaagcaatacaGAAACAAGGGTTGGGTGTCTATCCATAACCATACACAGAAAATAGTTCAGTAAAATCTAACGACCAGACCCACCGAGTCCTGACGAAACCTCCCTGTTACAGGAAAGGTTGTCATTTTTTCCCAGCTAGACTCTTACTGTCTGAATAATTACCCATTTTGTGGCCAAAGCAGAACAAGATGCATGTCGTACTGCATGTACATTAACTTTACCAATTATTTAAGAAAATTACTGTTAGGATGAATAAATGGAAACTCTGGAAGGTAGTAATGTTTAAATAAGTAGATAACTCATCAACTACAGGACTATACGGACCGTGCATGGTGGCAGTCTGCTGCAAATTGCCAGTACTTGCTccaagcaagacattttacgGACCTACAGTGAAAACTCTATTCTTAATTGCTCCCAGTGCTTCCATTTCACACAACTTAAAATACAAGGACTTGGAAGCTTATCTGTTCCTGGCCAGGTTAAAGCATAATTATTAATTTCCAAGACAACGGTACTCGGTTAGCTGTGCCTTTTTCTAAGCGGCCAGTCATAGTTAGTAGCTATGGGCCAGTGTAATGTAGCGTGCATTATCTTCCCAACAACAGAATATTGTTGTCACCTTTCATTTACATGTTCCTGACAATGGCCTGGCTCTCTTCGATCTCCATTTTTTCCCATTCCAGGAAGGTTGAAGGGGGAAAGATCTCATGTATATACCCACCACGTGAAAGAGACCCATAAATTACTCTTAGGGAACCACGTGTGCGGTTTAGGACCCTGTTATCAGCAAGAGAAGAGTTTTTATTGCGACTGTACTTCCCCTTAAACCTACCTTTTTGATCGAGCCATGACAGCAACGTATTTTACACAGTCTAATGCCCGTAAATCACAACATTTTTTTACGCAAACATGCTCTAGTCTGCTTTGCAGATCGAAGCCGCCATTTTAGAAATCCGAATCCATAAGCATACGTTTCTTTGGATAACCACTGAAATGTACGCGGGCGTTTGTTTGGAAAAATGGTGGAACTGCCGGTGGAACTTTGTGTTGAGACGGCTGTTGAGACATCGTTTTCACTTTGGGGCACAGATGGTATTTGATAGAGAATTGTATGTCATCACTTGGATCTTCCTTATTTTTCCTCTGGTAAGGCTGCCCAAAGGCTTATTGGAGTAACTTCTGAATACTCTGTCAccttttttagcaatttggcggtgtcacagcgttttgtgtTCTCCCTTGTTATTTGTTCCCCCGAACACTGAGCACTGGTGCTGTGCGTTCCCCCTTCCCTCCCCATAGAACATTTAAATGCTACGTGTTCCCTTCAATATTGCCGACTTTAGAATacatcaaaagaaaaagaaatatgaaaGTAAAGGAACGTATTCACGccataatgcacctatcaatgtaaatcccgcgggggaggggggggggggggggggggatgaaaTTCCACCACTAGGTCAGAGTATTTTACGGGTCACTGATACGAGCTGTTTCAACTTGCAGAACATATAAATCATGAACGTACCCAGTTTCAAAtgctcttttatttgttttttctggTATTATAGTGTTGTTTGTTTAAATTCTTTGCCCACACTTTTGAGTGATGTTAGTTTTCCACCCTGGGGAATTTGATTAAAATTTTTAAGAATTGTCAAATCCCCGCCCCTTGATAGCCATAAGGCCAGCAGTCTTACTCCAATTAGCAGCTCCAAAAATGGTCAACAAGTGAGAAGAATGAAGATCTTTTAGCAAACAACagaaatgatgtcaaaatgcaGGAAGTGCCACTTGAGAAAAACTAAATTGGGACATATTCTGTGGGGGATGATCCCAGACCCCCCAACAGACTCCCGCCTTAAGCGCTTAAAAGATACTctctattttccttcaaaaggggCTGGAATGTCTGCCATATCTAAGCCCAGTTGAGTAGTAACTATTCAATTTGCACACatgaagctttttttttttataataaataTTAGAATTAATATAATGTTATCTctgtgtttttttcttagttGGTGCTTTTTACATGTGAGACAGACACTCATTGTTCACGTCCTCTTTCAAGGATTGTGAGAAATCAGCTTCAAGCGGTATGCCATTATTGGTAACTACAAATGAAAACTAGGGCATTAATTTGCCTCATTTAGCCAGAGCTACATGTACCAtgtgtgggaggcgcggtggcctcatggttagggtgctcgactccggattgagtggtccgggttcgggtcctggtcGGACTGggaagacactttactctcacggtacctctctccacccaggtgtataaatgggtaccggcgaaaatgctggggtaaccctgcgatggactagcatcctatccaggggggagtagaaatactcctagtcgcttcatgctacggaaaccggagataagtgccggcctgatgggccttcctaggctcgtaacagagactttacctttaccttttacaTGTACCACGTAGTTCTCAGGCGCTTGCTCTTTTGATCTTTACAGCATGCCTACATGTAGATGCTGTTGGGTCAAGGACAGTATAATTATCATGCATAATCTATTATCCAATTTTCCAGCACGTTTTTAGTGTTTTGGAGTCAAGGAATCAAGAATCCCATAGTAAATGTCCATTGCACCCATCCAATGATTTATACAGTGTACAAGAAGGACACAAAATCCAAGAACATGGTGCTAAATGGGTCTGTAACTTCTGTGGCAAGGCATTCTACAATGAAAATTACTTGGATAGACACTTTGACAACAAACACAGTGATAGGCTAGTTAAGGTAAGAGTGTCTTCAAGGTGGGTGTCACATCTGCTTCAAACACAGAAACTtttttaaacaggaaaattacttctgggagtgagacttgacagattttactcagcCTAAAGGCCGACAATTTTAGTCGTCAACTGGGAAcatcctagggtgtttgaggtgtcagtgggtaATGATGCACTCCTGAGTTCTGTTATACAAGGTATAATTTTCTTATCCACAAACAGGCACTTCATGTTAAAGAGGGAAATTTGTTAGTTATTACATTACCTGCTAATTTAAACATGAAGAAACACTATAAAAGGGGTTGCTTCAATCTCtgtttttcttcaaattcattcaagcacaacTGATAATTCAAGATGGTGACCAACAAACAGAAACCCACAGACGGGACCCTAAAAAGATACTTTGCAAGGTCACCATACGTATACCATACAATCTCACGAGTCTCTTATAAAACTTGTTTTTGCCCAGGGTTCAACTGTTTGCTTGGCTGACTTCTGCGACATCTTCAGATGTGAagtgtttgaaaacaaaaggtcAGATcacttttgggaaaaaaaactgtGCAACGAAGACAGAATGCATGTACAAAGGAAACGGTGTGAGGTATGTCTACATGTGGGTACAACCATACTGCTGTAAGCTGAAAGATCTCAAATCGTGGAGTATGACAACACTTATGAAGAAATATCAATGATAAATATTATGCCCGTAGTTCAATAGAACAATAAACCTTTCTTCAAGCCCCTTCCTATCACCTTCCTCCCTATCCAATGCACGTTTAAATGGCATAAAATGGCAAGGTAGGTTTTTAGAGCCCCAAACCAGCATTCTTTTTGAGGGAAGGTTTAGTTTACATGAGAGTTGGAGATCAACTCCATGCAGCCAGCACCAAACTACATACAGTCGTGGTGTCAAATTTCAGAGATTGTAGAAGAGCCGAAAGTTTGTTGTTGGCTGACTTGCTGATTCGGAACTGGCGTGAGTTCGTAATGTTGGTGGTGACTGAATAAATCACAGGTGTTGCAGGTGAAATGGATGtactttgttttcttgcttttttcgaCAATCAACAAACAGTACGACCTTTGGATTCAATTACAAGGGTTATGAACTCAAACAAAGTGGAAGTCCTTAAAGTGCTAAGTACTATGAGCAAGaacacaatttttattttcttttgatttcaaagCTATggtaactaaacactaactgatcaaacttttaagccttgatttcaaaagacacctgtttagtTTAACCggaattttcctgtttattGGTCCACCATTTCTAACTTCAAAATcgtgagagagctggatcgaggtgaaaatgatgtcaaagactcaatagtgtgagaatgcaatgtgtgtgtatgTGGCTGAATTAGTATTCAGCACggaagtttcgggctttcagacatttaaactcgtgttttgcacgaacaataagctgcgtttacacactgaaattttaagccagtgagtaaatgacgtcacttttctctGGATCCACCCCTCTGAGGTGCAATCGGTCAGTTTCGAACTTGAGTAATGGCGACCcgtcaaatccaaaacttacactcaaagtaaatagcctttggataaaaatcaaagcttaaaattttgccagtcaagtgttgaaagtgatttttttatcatggTAGCACTTTCAACGATCAAATGATTTACGaaaaatggatcatatatgtggactgcgaatatgaaatcaagtgaagctatgatcctcgcagttatgaacgcaatttttgcaattgcgtaaagaagcctgaaaatttcaggacttcaacggggtttgaatccgtgacctcgcgataccgttgcgacgctctaaccaactgagctatgaagccactgacgctgggagctggtcatttgtgggttctaatgttcccgtgaggaacgaatcaacgatgaaatgatatatgaaatggatcatgtatgtaaactgcggatatgaaatcaagtgaagctatgatcctcgcagttaagaacgcaatttttgcaattgggtTGATTGCAAAAATTCAGGCGTACCCAACaaccatttttgacaaaattgttcATATAATGTTGCAGCAACTATTAGAATGTTTCTACGTCATTCTTCGTTAATATTTAACGTTCGTGGGAAAAAAATACCCGCTCTTCACTGCCAGCGAGCAAGAGTTTCAGGAAATAAAACTCCCAGCCAGCCATCGTGTGAGACGGCTTTTAACCAGCCAGCATATTTTAAAATGCGAAATGACACATACTGCCAGCCAGCAAGGTTTCAAcatcaatagtaataaataattacataataaatgaaaattaatagtaataaatattaataatattaataataataacaataataataataataataataagctgtaCTTACAGTTTCTCGAAATAGAGGTCCTCGCTAAAATGTAAACTTGGGAAGTAGTTGCAGAGCGATCAAGATGACACGTAAACAAATAACAACACAATGAACACAGAGTCAAAATGTTAGTATTCTCTTTTTTCACGATCCCACAATGCTTCGCGCCTTGGGGGGTAAGTTGAGTGAGGAAAACCAAAATGGCGACAAGAGAGGAGGATTTGCGTCTTACCACAAACTTAAAATCGTTCAAAGATGTGTCAAAATTAGGGAAGGTGAAGCTGAAATAGATTTGTAAGAACTTAGGTGTTGACTTGGAGAaaagttttggaaaaaaagctcTTGTCAATGTTGTTTGCAATTCGCTGGGTATCTCAACATCGAGCACTGCATCAAGGACGGACTCGAAATCGATTCTTGTTGACGAGATGCAGGATATCTCCTCTTCGAAGATACCTTCGATTATGGAGCTCCAGAAGGTAAAAGAATGGAAGAAAAGCTTGCTATCTATCCCACAGCTAATGGATGAGGCTCTTGTTAAGGAATTTTTGCTTGGGGTTGGTTACAGCCAAACTGATGTGAGAAAGTACAAGACCCTTCGAGCTTGGCAGCACAAACAGGGAATTCACTCAGTTAAGTAAGTAGTGAGTGTAGCATATCTTAGTAAACTCCTCATTTGCATCAGATATGCGGACAAATTAATAGGGAAACCGTGGTCAAAATGACTCTGTAAtattaaaacgtgttttttttgtcaataggccttttgaaactaacgatcacatggtacaaaatccgccatgctggagcaggagggcaagctcattattattcccccacagGGACATTAAAACATAgccaagtcaagcttgactagttcaggtctctttgttttaatgtcccagtggggaaataataatgagcgtgccctccagcatggcggattttgtaccatgtgatcgttagttgcaaaaggcctattggaaCTGTGTTAATTGTCAAAGAAACTGAGGGAGACTATTGGTCTTATCTTAAATTTTTAACGCTGCAGCACAAGCTTATGTATCAGTTTCAATTTAGAGATCGATTTAGTTTTCTTAAAGGTTTTTGTTTAAGTCATTTTAAAGTCGTTacataaaattattttgatCTGATCTTTTAGGGTTTGTTCTTTGCCAAAATATCCTACCATGTGGGCCTTAAGGGGATGCTGCAATCCATCGTTTTCCACTGACCCAGAGGAAACAAAGATTGTGTATATAGTGCTTGAGAAAGATACCAGCAAGCCTGTTTATGCTTACTGTTCTTGCACTGTCGGGTAAGTAATCAATGATGTTTTACAACTTATCTGTACTCAATTCAGAAAAGCAAAGCATACTGTGATCAGAACAGTTTGTTCTTGCTGTCACTGTAACAGACAATTTAATTGTATTTTCATTCAGGCCTGTTCTTATGATCATTAGTATGCTAACAACAGAATTCAGGTGTTATTTGGCcattaatgaaaatgaaaatgagacCTTCAATACCAACTTCTCTGTAACATGGTTGCCTAAAATCACATTTATTAAATTACATCTATTGAATGATCTTTGACACCACTCAGCTTTCTCAAGCACTTTATTTTATGTAAGGGGTTTAGTAAATTCCTGTTATTACTCCTGCAGATTACGAGGTGACTGCAGCCATGCTGGTGCTCTGTTATTTGTACTTTGTGACATTGTTTCTCAAGGTAAAACCACCTTGCCAGCAGATCCAGCCTGCACAGAACTACCTTGTAGCTGGTCAAATCCTAAAGGTAAACAAAACTTAGCTTGGGTAACATGTCACCTTcctttttgatttcatttgaaaatagtaTATCTACCCATAGTTTCCTGAATTGGAAAGAACAGAAATAATTTTCaatcaatttcttctttttagGTACCTCTGTTGATCCAATAAGGATTGAACAAATAcatttttataaatcaagaTTTGGTGAGCAGCCTCCAGCAAAGAAATTCAGAGCAACCCCAACAGTCTCGGAACAATTTTTTGGAGTTTCGAGAAATGATGTTAGTGAAGAGACTGTTAAACAATTGAAGCAGAACTTAAAAATGGCCATACTTGCTGCCAACAATGACAAGTCCATGCCACCTGTTTA contains these protein-coding regions:
- the LOC137997471 gene encoding uncharacterized protein, with product MYAGVCLEKWWNCRWNFVLRRLLRHRFHFGAQMVFDRELYVITWIFLIFPLLVLFTCETDTHCSRPLSRIVRNQLQAHVFSVLESRNQESHSKCPLHPSNDLYSVQEGHKIQEHGAKWVCNFCGKAFYNENYLDRHFDNKHSDRLVKGSTVCLADFCDIFRCEVFENKRSDHFWEKKLCNEDRMHVQRKRCETLIRSCLPQANLSVEQELEIYDAIGANTCSLLNCKDYWKPPNEMIPAWKIILYSVVTPFFLMGLIVYYYAISDYYFGDFPVESEASDDEVRRFSSSRNSGQNDLRRRYTGRPLMY